GTTCTCGGCGGGGATGTGGGCCTGGGTGTTCCACAAGTTCACGGGCTGGGTGCTCGTGGGCTACCTGTTCACCCATATCGCCGTGCTGAGTACCGCCATCTCCGCGGCCGGGCAGACGCAGCGGATCGCAGCCGAGAACGACGTGTACACGATGGTCATCCAGAACCTCGAGAGCCTGCTGGTCGTCCGCATCCTCGAGGTCGGGCTGCTCGCGGTGGCCGTCTTCCACATCCTGAACGGCTGCCGGCTGCTGCTGGTCGACCTGGGGATCGGGCTGGAAAGCCAGGACAAGAGCTTCTACGCGTCGCTGGTGCTGACGGGCGCCATCGTCGTGGCGTCGGTGCCGACGTTCCTCTCGGGGGTGTTCGGCTGATGGCCGAGCGCTACTCCTCGTTCGAGAAGGGCGGGCGCCGGTGGCTGTGGCAGCGCATCACCGCCGCGTTCCTCGTGGTGGTGCTCGCGTTCCACTTCTTCCTGCTCCACTTCGTCAACCACGCGGACGAGGTGACGTTCCTCGCCTCGAGCGCCCGGATGACGGACCTCACCTACTACTCGCTGATGGTGCTGTTCCTCGTCACCGCGACGTTCCACGGCGTCAACGGCGTCTACAACGCGCTGGAGAACCAGGGGCTGACCGGCACGAAGAAACAGGTCGTCAAGTACACGCTGATCGCGGCGAGCCTGGTGCTCGTCGTGCAGGGGATCCGCACCGCGAACGCCTGGGCGGGGCTCCCCACCTTCTGACAATGAGCACACAAGTTCCAGAGACGGAGACGGAAACGGAGACCGAGGCGGAGACCGAGGTCGAGCACGACGAGCCGCTGGCGCCCGCACAGGAGGAGCGGATGCGCAAGAAGGCGGAGGCCCGCGCCGACCGCGAGGAGCGCGCCCGACGGGAGGCCGCCGAGCGCGCCGAAGGCGACGACGACACGTACCACCTGAAGGTGTTCCGATTCGACCCCGAGGTCGAGGGGAAGCAGGAACCCCGCTTCGACGACTTCCACGTCCCCTACGAGAAGGGGATGACCGTCCTCGACGCGCTCATCTACGCTCGGGACACGTTCGACTCCTCGCTCACGTTCCGCCACTCCTGCCGGCAGGCGATCTGCGGGTCGGACGCGCTGTTCGTCAACGGCCGCCAGCGCCTCGGCTGCAAGACGCAGCTGTCGGACCTGGACCAGCCGGTTCGCGTCGAACCGCTCCCGCACGCGGAGGTCGAGAAGGACCTGGTCGTCGACATGGACCACTTCTACGACCAGATGGAGGCGGTCGAGCCGTACTTCGACGCCGACGAACTCCCCGACGGCGAGCTGGAGGAGCAGCGCCAGACGCGGGAGAACCGCGAGAAGGTGAAGATGTCCACGCGCTGTATCTGGTGTGGTGCGTGCATGTCCTCGTGCAACATCGCCGCGGGCACCAACGAGTACCTCGGCCCCGCCGCGATCAACAAGGCGTACCGCTTCGCCATGGACGAGCGCGAGGGGGA
This genomic stretch from Halobaculum roseum harbors:
- the sdhC gene encoding succinate dehydrogenase, cytochrome b556 subunit; its protein translation is MSQSYDRGLVEDFGRWREFSAGMWAWVFHKFTGWVLVGYLFTHIAVLSTAISAAGQTQRIAAENDVYTMVIQNLESLLVVRILEVGLLAVAVFHILNGCRLLLVDLGIGLESQDKSFYASLVLTGAIVVASVPTFLSGVFG
- a CDS encoding succinate dehydrogenase hydrophobic membrane anchor subunit codes for the protein MAERYSSFEKGGRRWLWQRITAAFLVVVLAFHFFLLHFVNHADEVTFLASSARMTDLTYYSLMVLFLVTATFHGVNGVYNALENQGLTGTKKQVVKYTLIAASLVLVVQGIRTANAWAGLPTF
- a CDS encoding succinate dehydrogenase/fumarate reductase iron-sulfur subunit, which translates into the protein MSTQVPETETETETEAETEVEHDEPLAPAQEERMRKKAEARADREERARREAAERAEGDDDTYHLKVFRFDPEVEGKQEPRFDDFHVPYEKGMTVLDALIYARDTFDSSLTFRHSCRQAICGSDALFVNGRQRLGCKTQLSDLDQPVRVEPLPHAEVEKDLVVDMDHFYDQMEAVEPYFDADELPDGELEEQRQTRENREKVKMSTRCIWCGACMSSCNIAAGTNEYLGPAAINKAYRFAMDEREGEDRKQHRLNILEQENGVWRCQTQFSCTEVCPKDIPLTEHIQELKREAVKSNLKFW